The segment CTTTGGTGGCGTTGCTGAAATGGACGATGAACCTCCAAATGCAAAGACAGAATTTCTTATGTCTATTGCTGGTCCTCTTTCGAGCGTCTTCCTCGGATTTTTATTCTTTGGAATAAAACTACTTATTCCTGCCGATGGTATATTGGTGCCGATCAGGGCAGTAATCAGCTATCTTTCTTATATCAATCTCATTTTGGCAGCCTTTAACATGCTGCCTGCTTTTCCGCTTGACGGAGGCCGTGTCCTCAGGTCTGTCCTGTGGAAATTGAAGAATAATATTCGTTGGGCAACGAACATAGCCTCATGGACGGGTTCAGCGTTCGGCGTGACACTTATGGTATTGGGTATTCTTAGTATTTTTCATGGGAACTTTATAGGTGGGATATGGTTTTTTATAATTGGTATGTTTTTACGAAGTACTGCACAGATGTCGTATCAGCAAGTGTTGTTGCGTAATATACTTCATGGTAAAAAAGTGCGTCATTTTACAAAATCAAATCCAGTATCTGTGCCACCTTCTCTATCGATAGAACAATTTGTAGAAGATTATTTTTATAAATATCATTACAAAATGTTTCCTGTTGTGGAAAATGGAGATCTTATAGGATGCATTGATATTAATCAGGTTAAAAATGTTCCCAGAAATGAATGGGGCTTACAGCTTATAAAGGAACATATTGGTATATGCAGGCCCGATAACACAATCGATCCATCAGCTGACGCTCTGAAAGCTCTTTCACGTATGAGGCAAACAGGCAATAACAGGCTCATTGTTATTGAAAATGGTAAGCTTGTAGGCATAATTACACTGAAAGATATATTGAATTATTTCTCTGCAAGGATGGACCTTGACGAATATGATATAGGATAAAACAAATAGTTATATAGCCATGTTCTGCTTCAGTTCTTCGAAAAATACCGGTTAAACCTCTGGTGTTTATTGGATTAAGCACTGAAAACCTGACTTGTTTGGGTATGCAAAGTAATTATCGAAAATAACAGACATGCTTGTGTATATGGCTGATTTGTTTCTTTAAGTAGGATAACCATGGAGGAAACCATGACTAATAAGGATAAATATATCTGTTGGTTTGAAGATTTAAGTTCAAAAGACGTGGCGATAGCAGGAGGAAAAAACGCTTCGTTGGGAGAAATGATTAGAACACTGAAAGGTGAAGGAATTCGCATACCAGAAGGTTTTGCAACTACCGCTGAAGCCTACCGGAAATTTGTCGAAGAGAATAATCTGGCAGAAAGAATGCAATCCCTGTTTGATGATTTTAAAAGTGGGAAAAGGACACTGGAAGATACAGGAGAGTCAATACGCCAACTGTTTCTTCAGGCGAAATTTCCGGAAAAGATAGCTCAGGGTATCCGGAATGCCTATCAGGAACTTTCCCGGCGATACCAGATGGAAGAATCTGATGTTGCTGTAAGGAGCAGTGCAACGGCAGAGGATTTGCCAGAGGCTAGTTTTGCCGGACAACAAGAGACATTTTTAAATGTAGTCGGTGAGGAAGATGTTATTGAGTCATGCCGTAAATGCTATGCCTCGCTTTTTACTGACCGGGCGATTGCCTATCGTGAAAATTTGAAATTTGACCATATGTCAGTTGCTTTGTCTGTAGGTATACAAAAGATGGTACGCGCTGATAAAGCTGGTGCAGGTGTTATTTTTTCTATAGATACGGAGACTGGCTTCCCAAATGTTGTTGTTATTAATGCCTCGTGGGGATTAGGTGAGAATGTTGTGAAAGGTGCTGTAACACCTGACGAGTATGAGGTCTTTAAACCATTATTAAATAATGAAAAATTGAAACCGATAATACAGAAAGAGTTAGGTATTAAAGAAAAGAAAATGATTTACACAGAGGGAAGGCATACGCAGAATGTTGACACAACAAAAGAAGAACGCATGTCTTTTGTCCTCGAAGATGAAGAAATTCTGAAATTGGCACGATGGACCTGTATTATTGAAAAGCACTATGGGAGGCCTATGGATTTGGAATGGGCGAAAGATGGTGTACTTGGTGAACTATTTATTGTTCAGGCGCGTCCTGAAACAGTACATTCCCGGAAAACCGCTACGACCCTTAAAACTTATGAACTCAAAGAAAGTGGAAAACGTTTACTTGCAGGTTCTTCTATCGGAGATGCAATAGTTGCGAGTAAAGCTTGTGTAATGAAGAGTGTAGATGAGATGGGAAAATTTATATCAGGCAGTATTCTGGTTACAGGAATGACTGATCCGGACTGGGTACCGATAATGAAAAAGGCAAAGGGAATTATTACTAACTACGGCGGACGTACCTCTCATGCTGCTATTGTGAGCAGGGAATTAGGGATTCCTGCCGTCATAGGAACAGAGAATGCCACAGAAGTTTTACAGGATGGTCAGGAAATAACAATTTCATGCGCAGAAGGTGACCGCGGATATGTCTATGAAGGTATGCTGAAGTTCGAAGAATCAGAAATTGATTTAAAGAATATTCCCGAGACAAGGACGCAAATAATGATGAATATCGGCAGTCCGGAAGCATCGTTCAGATGGTGGCGTTTACCTTCCAAAGGGATTGGACTAGCACGCATGGAGTTTATTATCAATAATATTATTAAGATTCATCCGATGGCCCTTGTCCATTTCGACCGTGTAGAAGACCAAAAAGCAAGAGAACAAATCGAAAAATTTACTCAGGGCTTTACTGATAAAGCCGAATATTTTGTAGAGCATCTTGCGCGGGGCATCGCAAAGATAGCTGCCCCGCAATATCCCCACGACGTTATTGTAAGGATGAGTGATTTCAAGACAAATGAATATGCAAATCTGATCGGGGGTAAGCAGTTCGAGCCAAAAGAGGATAATCCGATGCTTGGTTTCCGGGGTGCATCACGGTATTACAGTAAACGTTATCAGGAAGGTTTCGCACTGGAGTGCCGGGCAATTAAGCGTGTTCGTGAAGAGATGGGTATGACTAATGTACTGATCATGATACCCTTCTGCCGAACATTGGAAGAGGCAGACAGGGTGCTTGACGTGCTTGCAAAAAATGGATTGAGAAGGTATGAAAACGGTCTTCAGATTTATGTTATGAGTGAAATCCCGTCCAATGTGATATTAGCAGAAAAATTCGCAGAGAGGTTTGATGGTTTTTCTATCGGTTCGAATGACCTTACCCAGTTGGTATTGGGAATAGACCGTGATTCAGCAGAACTTGCACCGCTCTTTGACGAACGCAATGAGGCTGTTAAGCGAATGATACAGGAACAAATTGCGGTGGCTCATAAAAATAACAGAAAGGTAGGTATTTGCGGACAGGCGCCTAGTGACTATCCGGAATTTGCCGAATTCCTGGTCAGAGCCGGTATCGATTCCCTGTCGTTAAATCCTGACAGTGTGATTAATGTAAAACGTCGTATTGCTGAGATTGAAAAGCAGAAATAAAATGACAGGGAAAATTATGATAAAAATTGTCAGCAAACGCTTAGTGTTGAAAACATATGATTCTTCCTTGCTATGGTATGTATCTGGGAGTGTTAGATGATAGAGAAAAAATATCTTAAGTATATTATAGCTATTTTTATATCCATAGTTGTGCTGAAGCTGTTTTTAGATTTTCAGGCGGGGCGTACGGATCAAAGAATCAGTACTGTTGAAGTAATCGGCTTTCCACAATCTTTTGCAGACCTGGCAGAAATGGTAAGGCCGGCAGTAGTTAATATAAGCGCAATAACTACTGTAGTTGTTCCCGGACATCCTTTCAGGGAATATTTTGGACGCGACCGTGGCGGGCCCTTTGAGGAATTCTTTCGGAGATTTTTTGGTGATATACCTGATAGGGAACTAAGACAGCGAAGTCTTGGTTCCGGGTTTATTATTGACAAGGAAGGGTTTATTATAACGAATAATCATGTTGTGGAAAGGGCAAATGAGATCGTTGTGAAATTAGCTGACGGAAGAGAATTTAAAGCAAAAGTCGTTGGGAGAGACCCAAAAACCGATATTGCCCTTATAAAAATTTCATCGTTGTTGAGAAGCTTTCCTGCACTCCCTATCGGCGATTCAGATGCAATGAGGGTTGGTGACTGGGTACTTGCTGTTGGTAATCCTTTTGGACTGGAGCATACAGTAACAAAAGGAATAATCAGTGCCACGGGAAGGGTAATTGGCGCCGGTCCCTATGATAGTTTTCTTCAGACTGATGCACCGATTAATCCAGGCAACAGCGGAGGTCCGCTTATCAATTTAAAGGGGGAAGCCATCGGGATTAACACAGCCATCGTTGCTGCAGGACAAGGAATTGGTTTTGCTATTCCTATTAACATGGCAGGGTCGATAGTGAATCAACTTAAAGAAAGAGGGAGGGTAGCCCGCGGGTGGATTGGGGTATCAATTCAGACAGTGACACCTGAGATAGCTGAATATTTCGAATTGAAAGAAACAAAAGGCATACTCATCGGAGATGTTGTACCGGGAGGACCGGCAGATAAAGCAGGGATAAGAAGGGGTGACATTATTGTCCGTTTTGATGGAAAAGAAATCAAAGACATATCGGATCTCCCCCGAATAGTAGCCGAAACACCTGTCGGGAATATGGTCGATGTTGTCTTATTGAGAGGTGGTGAGGAGATACGGAAGAGGGTAAAAGTAGAAGAACAGAAATAAGGTAACCGTTTTGTTCTTTAAGTAACTAACAAACGAATTTATAAGCTATCCAGAAAAGTTTTTTACCGTAAAACCATTCTTGGTATATACCAGTAATGACTTATAAATTGGGAAATTATGGAAAAGTAAATTCCCGGACAACCTGGGAATGCCTGGCTCCGCGTGCCTTAATCATCTTTCTTAAATATCCTGAGCCAGGGAAGGTAAAAACCCGTCTTGCAAAGGTTATTGGCCATGAAAAGGCATGCGAGGCTTATATACAACTCGCAGAAGGCATTATAAAAAATATTCTTTTGAAGAAAACGAAGTTATACGATATTTATATATTTTTTACTCCGGCAGATAAAGGTTGTGAGATAAATGATTGGTTAAAACGCATGGTCAATATTGATTTTAGAAGCGACGTGTATGCTATACCACAGGAAGGAGAGGCTTTAGGTGAAAAGATGTTGAATGCCTTTCAATATGTATTTTGGGATAAAGTTCTTTGTTGTAAAATAAAAAATATACAACATGATAATAAAGAAGGGATAAGAGAGACTGTTCCGGTTCCTTCTTTTTTTACTATAGCCGGTGGGAAAAAATTTTTATCCTGTAATAGTATGATCATCGGAACGGATTGCCCTGATGTGGACGTTGCATTGATAGAAAGCGCCTTTGAGGCTTTACAGGAGAACGATGTAGTTGTCGGACCATGTGAGGATGGCGGGTATTACCTTTTAGGCATGTCAAAGCTTGTGCCAGGTTTATTCGCAAATATTTCATGGAGTACACACGAGGTGTTTCGGCAAACGATGAAGAAGATACAGGAAAACAATTTGTCCTGCCATGTTTTAAAAACGTTAGCAGATATTGATACTGCAGAAGATTACTATCGGTACGCAAACATTCGATGCACCTCACAATAATAAAATGATAATAAGACGGTTTTTTTTCATAGGCATGATAATGTTCTTACCCCTGCTCTTTGTACTTGCCAGTCCTTTTCCTGCAGAGGCAAAAAAGAAACCATCCTCTGGCAGAAAGCTCTTGAAGCAGACCCGTATAACAATGGGTACATTTGCTGAGATATCACTGTATTTCCATGACGAAAAAAAGGCTGGCAAGGCTGCAGGTGAGGCTTTGGATGAAATAGAGCGTATGGATCATATCATGAGTAATTACAAAAAAACCAGCGAGCTTTCCTTCCTTAATAATAATGCTGCAAAATCGCCCGTTTCCTGCAGTAAGGATCTCTTTGAGGTAATTGAGAAATCATACTATTACAGCGAACTCAGTAACGGTGCGTTTGACATTACGGTTTTTCCTCTGATTGAACTTTGGGGCTTTTTTCGTGAAGAGGGACATATCCCATCCGATAAGGAAATCCATGATCTCCTTCCTGCGGTTTCATATAAGAATATTGTAATGCGTAGGAGCGATGATCCGGAAAAATCATATACAGTTTTTTTTCAGCGCCAACAAACCCGGCTGGACCTTGGTGGCATCGGGAAAGGTTATGCTGTGGATAAGGCACTGGAGGTTATTAAAAAACATGGCATTGACAATGCGTGTATTAATCTCGGAGGGAATATTTATGTACTTGGTGCCCCTGATGGCAAAAG is part of the Candidatus Jettenia sp. AMX2 genome and harbors:
- a CDS encoding site-2 protease family protein; this encodes MFGRRITLFKLFGFEVKIDISWLILAVLVTFTLAQGFFPYYYRGLSLAAYWWMGIFGALGLFASIIFHEFWHSIIARKYGLPMKGITLFIFGGVAEMDDEPPNAKTEFLMSIAGPLSSVFLGFLFFGIKLLIPADGILVPIRAVISYLSYINLILAAFNMLPAFPLDGGRVLRSVLWKLKNNIRWATNIASWTGSAFGVTLMVLGILSIFHGNFIGGIWFFIIGMFLRSTAQMSYQQVLLRNILHGKKVRHFTKSNPVSVPPSLSIEQFVEDYFYKYHYKMFPVVENGDLIGCIDINQVKNVPRNEWGLQLIKEHIGICRPDNTIDPSADALKALSRMRQTGNNRLIVIENGKLVGIITLKDILNYFSARMDLDEYDIG
- the ppsA gene encoding phosphoenolpyruvate synthase; translation: MTNKDKYICWFEDLSSKDVAIAGGKNASLGEMIRTLKGEGIRIPEGFATTAEAYRKFVEENNLAERMQSLFDDFKSGKRTLEDTGESIRQLFLQAKFPEKIAQGIRNAYQELSRRYQMEESDVAVRSSATAEDLPEASFAGQQETFLNVVGEEDVIESCRKCYASLFTDRAIAYRENLKFDHMSVALSVGIQKMVRADKAGAGVIFSIDTETGFPNVVVINASWGLGENVVKGAVTPDEYEVFKPLLNNEKLKPIIQKELGIKEKKMIYTEGRHTQNVDTTKEERMSFVLEDEEILKLARWTCIIEKHYGRPMDLEWAKDGVLGELFIVQARPETVHSRKTATTLKTYELKESGKRLLAGSSIGDAIVASKACVMKSVDEMGKFISGSILVTGMTDPDWVPIMKKAKGIITNYGGRTSHAAIVSRELGIPAVIGTENATEVLQDGQEITISCAEGDRGYVYEGMLKFEESEIDLKNIPETRTQIMMNIGSPEASFRWWRLPSKGIGLARMEFIINNIIKIHPMALVHFDRVEDQKAREQIEKFTQGFTDKAEYFVEHLARGIAKIAAPQYPHDVIVRMSDFKTNEYANLIGGKQFEPKEDNPMLGFRGASRYYSKRYQEGFALECRAIKRVREEMGMTNVLIMIPFCRTLEEADRVLDVLAKNGLRRYENGLQIYVMSEIPSNVILAEKFAERFDGFSIGSNDLTQLVLGIDRDSAELAPLFDERNEAVKRMIQEQIAVAHKNNRKVGICGQAPSDYPEFAEFLVRAGIDSLSLNPDSVINVKRRIAEIEKQK
- a CDS encoding Do family serine endopeptidase → MIEKKYLKYIIAIFISIVVLKLFLDFQAGRTDQRISTVEVIGFPQSFADLAEMVRPAVVNISAITTVVVPGHPFREYFGRDRGGPFEEFFRRFFGDIPDRELRQRSLGSGFIIDKEGFIITNNHVVERANEIVVKLADGREFKAKVVGRDPKTDIALIKISSLLRSFPALPIGDSDAMRVGDWVLAVGNPFGLEHTVTKGIISATGRVIGAGPYDSFLQTDAPINPGNSGGPLINLKGEAIGINTAIVAAGQGIGFAIPINMAGSIVNQLKERGRVARGWIGVSIQTVTPEIAEYFELKETKGILIGDVVPGGPADKAGIRRGDIIVRFDGKEIKDISDLPRIVAETPVGNMVDVVLLRGGEEIRKRVKVEEQK
- a CDS encoding glycosyltransferase, with protein sequence MTYKLGNYGKVNSRTTWECLAPRALIIFLKYPEPGKVKTRLAKVIGHEKACEAYIQLAEGIIKNILLKKTKLYDIYIFFTPADKGCEINDWLKRMVNIDFRSDVYAIPQEGEALGEKMLNAFQYVFWDKVLCCKIKNIQHDNKEGIRETVPVPSFFTIAGGKKFLSCNSMIIGTDCPDVDVALIESAFEALQENDVVVGPCEDGGYYLLGMSKLVPGLFANISWSTHEVFRQTMKKIQENNLSCHVLKTLADIDTAEDYYRYANIRCTSQ
- a CDS encoding FAD:protein FMN transferase, whose amino-acid sequence is MGTFAEISLYFHDEKKAGKAAGEALDEIERMDHIMSNYKKTSELSFLNNNAAKSPVSCSKDLFEVIEKSYYYSELSNGAFDITVFPLIELWGFFREEGHIPSDKEIHDLLPAVSYKNIVMRRSDDPEKSYTVFFQRQQTRLDLGGIGKGYAVDKALEVIKKHGIDNACINLGGNIYVLGAPDGKSVWKIGVQHPRNNTEILGYLELSNEATATSGDYERFFEIDGERHTHIIDPRSGMPVRGVIATTIIAPTGTDVDALSTIVFVLGTEKGLGLIHKIPGAEAMIIHEGDNEELVIDMTGGFKEKFKRLDHSSGSNIRWRKVTFGKQ